The genome window GACCCTGGGGCTTGGTCGTGGAGACGGGATAGGGACTCTGCTTCCGCTGGGTGACGGAGTAACTCTCGGTGAGAGGTTCGCTTGCTCGAGTGCCTTGGATCGGAGATCAGGTGGGTAATCCCGAACGCACCCGATGCGAGCCCCGGCAGCTGTAGTCCATCTACATGATATGCGTTTGTCAAACTCCGACGCCACCACCTCGTCCACTCTGTTTTCCATGGTTTCGTCTGGCCTGGGGTCTTCCGAAGGTTCCGTAGCTTCCGTGACCTCGACTGTAGTGGAAACTGCTAATGCATCAGCCTTGTTAGCGTCAGCTTCTATCTCATCGTTACGTTTCTCCAAGGAGGGGTAGTCATCATCGTCGACGGAACACCTCTGCGATCAAAGAGTCATATTTGTCCCGTTAGCAAGATTTTACCTAGTCAAGAACTGCCAAAATGTCGATCGATCTCAACAggaaccaaattcatcttgcaagTGCGGTTGATATTTCTCTTCACCACTCGTATAACAGCTACTGCTTATAAAATTCAGGTTTCCGGTGGCTAAAATCGAACGGACGTGATGAAATATTGTAATATCTGCTAGGAGTGTTTGCAAGATTAATATTTACCTTGACATTGCTGAGGTCTACATCGTTGTTCTCAAGGAAGGTGATAAATTCCTTGAAATTATCCTCGGTCGGGAGGTAATGACCGCTGTATGGCCATATCGCCTGAAGAATAGCAGCAAAGGGAAAACAAAAAACAAGGTTTCATCAGAATGCCTAATAACTCCATCAACTAAACATACAGATTCTTGTGATCGCTGCAACTTCGTTTTCCAGGAATTCGCATCCGGTTAGGTGTAAAATAAGTACCTGGAGTACCCCTTGCGTAGCAACCAATCTTCCGGCAGCTGTTGTCGCTCCCCCGGCTAGAAAACTCGAATGCTGGAACGCGCCTTTCTTTTTCTGCTCATGGAAGAACATTTGTTGGTATCAGACAAGTCGAATCCTCAAATAGACCAGCCTAGTTGAACACCAAAACTTGGGGCGAAGCAGATATGTTTTCTTTGCTTGAGTTCTGATATAAGACGGGTTCACCGTTACCTGTCCCACGTACAAAACTCTCGATGTGCTTAGGACAAATATCCACTTGGAACCTTCCGTTGTACAAACAGGCATTCCGCTCACTTTGTAGACAAGCTTTCCATCCTTTACCATGACTTCATATGCTTCCCTCTCTTTCTGCACACGACAAAGACTTGGTTTCTGATTGGTGATATATTTAGCTCATATCATCAGAGGTGGTGAAGTGATAAACTTATTCATACCGGTCCAAGATATTGGATGCGCTGGTTCTGAAGATGGCTTCTTGGGTACTTTTCGAGATTTATTTCCCGTCCATCGCCGACATCCAACCTTCATGTGTGCCAAAAACAATGAGAGAGAGGTCAGCACCGAGAGTTGCATCTGCTTCCGCATGAGAAGCCATGTATGCTAGGCATATATGTACCAGTAAAAGAATGGTTGGGTGCTCTCGCTCTCGAACCACACATCATAATAGCAATGCAAATTGTGGCCGTACCGATGACGGGGGTCGATCTGCACGGTCGATATGTTTAGTGTTCGAAAGATTCACAGCGCAAGACAAATTACTTGATTTCCTCCTATCCTCTCTACTCCGCGCTGCGCAAACCCCTTCCTAAACAATGATACGGAGAAGGAATCTTACCGCTTCCAGCCAGTGTTGTAGTGCTAGCTTCTGGGCCTTctcgtctttggacaaacccttgcCAACCTGAGAATGACGAACGCCTAGATCAGATTGGTGGAACAAAAACGAGGCAGACTGCAGAGCCCAAAACAGATGCGCAAGATAAATGGCATTCATTACCTTGGCTGCTCTGGTGCGAGCCCTTGCCCATCTCGAAACCGCCGTCTCTGGTTTTTCAACTTTGAAGAATGACATAGAGCTATGCTCCAGAGAAGCAAAATCTAATGCCTTCCACCTAAATCAAAGGACGGATATCAGAATATGATCGTCGTTACATAGATTTAAGTTTGTGCAGCAGAGTCGGAGACGACGAACCAGAGCTCCTCGACCACGACGGCGCAGTCTGCTAGATTTCTTCTGGTTCGGTAACTCTTGTAGACGTTCTGCAGCTTGGTGGCTGCCGCATCAAGTTCGTTCGAAGGTCTAGGTGAAGAAAACTGGGGAAGGCGGTGTTGGAGTTTCGGATCAGGGAGCGCGAGTTTCATCGAGCTCTTACAACGGAAAGCTAGTTCCGCTTTCGTCTCATCTGTGACTCCATTCTCGAATGCAAATGTGGATTCCAGCTCGGTCACTTCCGGCTTCCGGCTTTCGAAGCTTAAAGGCTCGTCCGTGACGGTGCTATCGGATACACTAGAAACCGCCTCGTTGGATGCATCACTTGGTTTGAAACTGAGTGACCTCAAGGCCATCTTGATGTCTTTTGCACCGAAGCTGATGGATCTTGCTAGAACATCTTTTGTTTCCGTGGAACCAAGTGTTCTTGGCCACAGGCATCGGATCCAAGCCCACGAGAGCAAGGAGAGGGATAAACCCATGGAATCTCGACTGTCAAAACATACCACAAATCACAACTATGAGTTGCAGAACATAGTAATTCcacataaatatataataatattgctCTTATCAGACGATAAAAGGATCTTCTGCCAAAGGAGAACGTAAATGCGGGGCTACTTTTCAGCTCTATATGCCACGATGATCGAACATGAAAGACCTCGTGGAAGTAAGCCACCGTGCGTGGGCCAAGTCGCCTCCTGCGAACTTGAGTACATCCCTAGAGAAGGAAGAGTAGGACTATCTGGGAGCAGATTGGTCAGTCGGACGTGAGATCAGTCTCCTACAGCTACCGATACTCTGACCAAGGCAGCTGATATGTACGCTAATAAGCGATTTGGTGATCGAGTGTCCCACATACACATAGTTGAACCAGAGATAATTCAACATAACCTTAACGGGGTAGAAGAAACATAAAAGGGTTTTGCTAAACATTGGAAATATTGCCCATCTGACAAGATTCAAACCTAGAGGGGTATGAGAATTAATTTGAGAGGTAAAAAGTCTCGGTCGCGAGATTTCATGTGAAGAGTGATCCCCGGGCCGGAACTCTTTCGAGTTGCATGTTGCTTCAGGAATCACTCTCTATCCATGCTAGCTAAATCGAAAGGGTTATAAAAAGTATTCTTAGGTTCGTTTGTGGCTTACAGAAATCATTTCCAGACTTTTGAAACGGCAACCATACGGGGCTCTCATTGATTGTACAACTGATGGAGCATGTGAAAGTGTAAACCCACAATCCCCACCCAGAAACAGAAAACAGACAAGTAAAGAAACGGGACATAAAAGCATAACTAGCAAGAGATGCAAAACAGGCAGAAGAACGACCTCAGGTCGCTGTAAGCGGGAGatcagaagatgaagaagagagaGGAGCAGCTGATCGTCGAGGAGACAAGAGCGAGAGAAGGGTGCTGCACGATCTCGGATCTCTTCCTCCTCTGAATTTATAAAGGCACACGATCCAACCAAACTAAGATGGTTGAGCTGCAATTGCGGTAGCAGTCTTTTGTAGCCGTCAAACATCCTGGCCGCGGTGTCGTGGAAGTCAAAACGGGTGGGGACTCAACTTTGAGAACGAAGGAAAAAGACGGCTG of Musa acuminata AAA Group cultivar baxijiao chromosome BXJ2-3, Cavendish_Baxijiao_AAA, whole genome shotgun sequence contains these proteins:
- the LOC135607652 gene encoding IQ domain-containing protein IQM1-like, producing the protein MGLSLSLLSWAWIRCLWPRTLGSTETKDVLARSISFGAKDIKMALRSLSFKPSDASNEAVSSVSDSTVTDEPLSFESRKPEVTELESTFAFENGVTDETKAELAFRCKSSMKLALPDPKLQHRLPQFSSPRPSNELDAAATKLQNVYKSYRTRRNLADCAVVVEELWWKALDFASLEHSSMSFFKVEKPETAVSRWARARTRAAKVGKGLSKDEKAQKLALQHWLEAIDPRHRYGHNLHCYYDVWFESESTQPFFYWLDVGDGREINLEKYPRSHLQNQRIQYLGPKEREAYEVMVKDGKLVYKVSGMPVCTTEGSKWIFVLSTSRVLYVGQKKKGAFQHSSFLAGGATTAAGRLVATQGVLQAIWPYSGHYLPTEDNFKEFITFLENNDVDLSNVKRCSVDDDDYPSLEKRNDEIEADANKADALAVSTTVEVTEATEPSEDPRPDETMENRVDEVVASEFDKRISCRWTTAAGARIGCVRDYPPDLRSKALEQANLSPRVTPSPSGSRVPIPSPRPSPRVRLSPRLQYMGIPTPTVALTLPMHVRR